ATGATAATACGCACTACAGAAGttatttaatgaatttcaTAATGGTAACTGAGATTTTTCTGGCCAgttttaaaatcttcatcatctccTGAAGATTGAAGCTTTCTAGTTGTGCTGCTAACACCATGAAGTATGAATGTCAACTGCGAAACACATATGGCTGGGTACTATAAAATAGGCAAGCGTCTGTTTTAGAACGTCACACACTTCTCATATAAATAAGCAAAAAACTATGAGACGCCGCCGCTCAGGTAAACGAAGataccatatatatacatatatatgctgAATACGTGCATAAGCATCTTACCTTTCGCAGGGAGTACAATATACTCCCCAATGGTGACATGATTCATATTGTCTAAGACTCATGTAGAGCAGCGAtcgttttaaaataatgatTGTTTGTAGAACTTAATactattatcaaaaattacCTTTGATATTATAAATTTGGTTTCTATTCACACGTAGCAActatttcatatttttatatGAGCATCTGATTGAGCTAAACTATTACGACGGAATACCACGAATGCTTAAATAATGTCGCCAATTAAACTAATAGTAGCGTCAGTGGGACAACATCTCTAGTTTGATTGTTGTATTACATGGAAAGATTTGGACCCAAGTGAGATGCCAACCCTATTACTGTTGCAAcgaatttgttgaaaatcAATAAATCTAAATAGTCCACACACCGTATGGCTGACTTTAGCCTAATACCGTTATCAGCTCACACTACAACTAAATCATTCTAATGTTCGATAATAATACCATTTGTGGACCAGGTAATCTTTTATCATAGAAACAAGAGTAACATTTGTCGAGTTACCATAATATGCATCAAGCGTGACCAAACTGCTTGAACAGCACTTTTAATTCAATTTTATTAACTTGGAATTATTTTAGAACGTTGTTCATAGCATCTGCTTCTAGCTGAGCTTTTGCTAACCATCGTTCGATTAGAATATCATACTCATTCTGAAGTGAAGCCAATTTCTCTTGAAGCAGACTGTTCTCCAGGTTCAAACCAATAATTTCATCGTTTAATTTCCCATAATCTTTATTTCTTAattgaataatatcttttagtttttggttctcttgttctttgCTGCGTAATTCCATCCTCAAGTTTCTTATGGATGTATCCTGGGCATTCGGGGTTGGATAGTCATCGTTATCTATTAATATCGCAATTGGAAAAAGCTGAGAGTAATTTTGATTGATACGATCACGCTCCCTCAATCGTACCAAATATAACTGTTGTAACGCTATTTCCTCTTTCGTTTCCATATCTTCAGTACttattttaatattgatTCTGTCTCATGGACATAAATAAGTACAACTTTTCCGCTGTTAATCAAAGTAACGcctttttgattttataatGGGTACAACAAGCGTATTAATCACACACAAAGAAAACGGGGTGTCAGGTATTGTAAATGATAACCTCATCAGTTCACTATGAGTAATAATTTAGAAACTGAAACGAGCTTGATAAAGGATCAGAATCTATCCGAAGTGGGTGCTTTAAGGGAGCAAGAAGGTAATATTTCAAGGAGATGGTTCATGTGGTTCGGGGCCAAAAACGTCCTTTCTGTAGATGAAGAAGCCCCAGTAAATGAAGACCCAGTGGAATCGGCAACCTTGTCACATCAAAAACAGCAGTCGTTTATTAAGAATATTTCAAGCTGGATTCCGTATTATTACTGTCATCCAGAGGAAGATTTTTCAATCGATAAATCCACTGAATATTACCAATTAACAGCGAAGCAAATCCAGTCGTTGGAACAAGAAGCACTTCAAGCAGTCGCTAGAGGTTACAATTCCTGGTGCTGGCATACAGAGTACCTCCCCGATATTGGTGACAGTACTGGCGGTTGGTGTTTAATTGAAGGAGAGTTAAGTGTTGCTTGCACGGGGTCTCAAAACTGTCAGTTGCCATTGAGATGTTATCCACTTGCTGAGAAGTCTAGCAGCTCTATATATGTTAACAATTCACTACTCCTACCCGGCTATGCCCCTGAGGAATATTTCCATCACATACCCTGGACGACTAAACTTGCATCAACTATAAGAAGATATTATAATTCCTCCAGAGAATCCCACTTATATCTTAAAGAAGGAACTGAGGATAATCTCAgagacaaaaaaatcatggTTATAAGTATTGTAGGGTCTTTACCGGAGAAGTATGAAAAGATTGCATTAGGAAGCTCATATTCTTCTAGATATATAGGCAAAAAACTGGCTGAAGCATTGCAACGAGAACTtccaaaatcaatttctAACATAGCGATACAAACTCCATTAGATAGGAAGCCAATAGAAGACTGTTTAAAAGAATGTATGGATCTACTTTGCAATTGGAGGACTTcttttcaagaatatgatgCGCTTTTTATAGTTGGTGTTTATCACAGTGTTCCGCTCgctatatttttgattgaagaaattatgAAACACCAAAGTTTATTTCTGGTAGATAAAAAATCGACAATTGGATTGCTGTCTTTCAATTCATGTTTAAGAGGCTATCAATTTTGGGATCATAGTGTAGATACAGTTTTAGAAGAGGATGCCAACTTTCAATATAGCAGAGAAAAGGGGTTGTTTCAAGGGGCCTCAAAGATTCAAAGAGAAATTTTATCTAAGATTAAAAATTATGGGAAACAAGATACTGAGGAATCAATAACAATCAAAAATTCTATGGATTGGTTATTCTACAACTGTAAATCCTTTAAAATGACTTTTATAAGTTCTTTGCACGACAGTTTCATGACTATATCTCAAAAACTAGCTATTGACTATGTCCACCCAGGAATTCAACGTCATGTTTGGTGCAGTGGGGAGCATCTAAATCTAGATCTTCTCAACTTATCCACTTCTTCCACCTTCTATGGTTTGGAGATCCCCAATGCCCCCGTTTTCAAGTCTTATTTGGACATTCCAAAGGAAAGAATGTTCGAAATTATCCTCATTAACAATTTGATATTGACTATAAACTTAGGCTACCAAGAGTTCATCCCCATATTGCAATTAATAAGCCCTTATTTCATATCAAGATCCTTCAACGAACACACTATCCCAGcaaatttgaagaaacaaattcaaaacGACCAGAAAAGTTGGCTCTTGGCCGCTGAGAATAAGTGGAAAAATGTCAACCTCGACAGTGACAGGTTTTTGCCCAAAGAAATCAATGCTCTCTCAGAATACTTAGATTTCTTATCTTATTCCAGAGTCAAGAATATAGAAGCGTTTGATATACGTGATACGGTTTATGATGacaacaatatatatagggCATTTGTCAAAAACACCATCTATACCACCCTTCTATTAGAAAAACAGCATGTCTGTATTTCCGAACATACGGTAACACCACAAAGCATATTCAATGGCGTAAATCAATATGATTTGGTATGGAAATTTCATGAATGCCTTAGCAAGCTTATCAAGCTGAGAAATATTCCAGAACAACCAAAACCTAGACTTCAATTCTCAATTTCATTAGACAATGAATTTTTGCATGATATCCATGAATCCTCATTCGCTCGTAATAACAGGGAATCCCTTCGTAGATTAAATGACTTGTGGTCCAGCTATTGTAATTGGAAACCCCAAACAAAAGGATTAAAACAGTTGCAGGACATCTTAAGCGTGTTATCTCTATATAATACGGCTGCTGATTTGAGGAAGGATGTAACACGTTGAGTAGAATTTTTAGATACATAGACGCGATCAAACATAATTTTTCACATTGTAGAGATGCAATATACTAACTTCATATACCAATCTGGATCAATAATGAGCTTAACTGTTAAAAGAGTATGTTGGTACGTCCTAGCTAATCGTTTTAAATACATTTTTATTAACGATAGATCAAGCACCTCTCCCATAATTCGCAGAACCCTGCTGTGAAACGGTCACAGATAGAAAATGATCCAAGTAGTGAAGTTATCCTTGCCCATCTGTTGAGTTTAATTCCTGGGAAGGAAATGAAACTTAAAGTTATGGACCAGCAAACTATTACGATTGGAAGGAGTCGGTCTTGTGATATTCTCCTGAATGAACCAGATATATCCACAACGCATTGCGAGTTACATCTTGTAGAGGTTGATATTGACtgtgaaaagaaaaagctATTCAACATTATAGACAAAAGTAGAAATGGTACTTTTATTAATGGGAATAAATTAGTCAAGAAGGACTATCTACTGAAGAATGGAGATAGAGTGGTATTTGGTAAAAGCTCatcttttttgttcaagTATTTTCAACCCACAGTAACTGAGACATGTTCGAATAATACGTCTCTAACATATGAAGAAACCAAAGATGTTGTATTCAAGAAGCCTCTAATTAGTAGCCAAAccattaacaaaaaaataattgagAATAAAGATGCTGTGGGTTTATCATTTTatgataaatatattgcaGGCAAGGAACTGGGGTCTGGGCACTATGCAACTGTTAAGGAAGCAGTTAATAAGAGTACTGGCGAAGTGGTTGCTGTGAAGATCTTCCATCCACAAAAAAACGATGACATTAAGAAAGCGAGGCAATTTCGTGAGGAAACTGAGATTCTAATGAGTATTGATCACGTAAATATTGTGAAGCTTTTAGAGCGATTTGTTGAACCCGTAAGCAAAACTAAAGTCCAAACTTATTTGGTCCTAGAAAA
This Eremothecium cymbalariae DBVPG#7215 chromosome 5, complete sequence DNA region includes the following protein-coding sequences:
- the DUN1 gene encoding serine/threonine protein kinase DUN1 (similar to Ashbya gossypii AFL188C), whose protein sequence is MKLKVMDQQTITIGRSRSCDILLNEPDISTTHCELHLVEVDIDCEKKKLFNIIDKSRNGTFINGNKLVKKDYLLKNGDRVVFGKSSSFLFKYFQPTVTETCSNNTSLTYEETKDVVFKKPLISSQTINKKIIENKDAVGLSFYDKYIAGKELGSGHYATVKEAVNKSTGEVVAVKIFHPQKNDDIKKARQFREETEILMSIDHVNIVKLLERFVEPVSKTKVQTYLVLEKINDGELFERIVRKTKLRQDETRALFKQILGGLKYLHDKNIIHRDIKPENILLSIRQRKFTDELQLGPWDKNEIDIIVKIADFGLAKFTGEMQFTNTLCGTPSYVAAEVLSKAGYTSKVDLWSAGVLLYVCLCGFPPFSDQLAPPSMKEQILRGKFAFYSPYWDDIDDSVLDLISNLLVVNPDQRFSVRDAIAHPWFDGLPKSTTFSVERLKMDVEKLPKTYSEL
- the ATG16 gene encoding Atg16p (similar to Ashbya gossypii AFL186W), which codes for METKEEIALQQLYLVRLRERDRINQNYSQLFPIAILIDNDDYPTPNAQDTSIRNLRMELRSKEQENQKLKDIIQLRNKDYGKLNDEIIGLNLENSLLQEKLASLQNEYDILIERWLAKAQLEADAMNNVLK
- the CVM1 gene encoding Cvm1p (similar to Ashbya gossypii AFL187C) → MSNNLETETSLIKDQNLSEVGALREQEGNISRRWFMWFGAKNVLSVDEEAPVNEDPVESATLSHQKQQSFIKNISSWIPYYYCHPEEDFSIDKSTEYYQLTAKQIQSLEQEALQAVARGYNSWCWHTEYLPDIGDSTGGWCLIEGELSVACTGSQNCQLPLRCYPLAEKSSSSIYVNNSLLLPGYAPEEYFHHIPWTTKLASTIRRYYNSSRESHLYLKEGTEDNLRDKKIMVISIVGSLPEKYEKIALGSSYSSRYIGKKLAEALQRELPKSISNIAIQTPLDRKPIEDCLKECMDLLCNWRTSFQEYDALFIVGVYHSVPLAIFLIEEIMKHQSLFLVDKKSTIGLLSFNSCLRGYQFWDHSVDTVLEEDANFQYSREKGLFQGASKIQREILSKIKNYGKQDTEESITIKNSMDWLFYNCKSFKMTFISSLHDSFMTISQKLAIDYVHPGIQRHVWCSGEHLNLDLLNLSTSSTFYGLEIPNAPVFKSYLDIPKERMFEIILINNLILTINLGYQEFIPILQLISPYFISRSFNEHTIPANLKKQIQNDQKSWLLAAENKWKNVNLDSDRFLPKEINALSEYLDFLSYSRVKNIEAFDIRDTVYDDNNIYRAFVKNTIYTTLLLEKQHVCISEHTVTPQSIFNGVNQYDLVWKFHECLSKLIKLRNIPEQPKPRLQFSISLDNEFLHDIHESSFARNNRESLRRLNDLWSSYCNWKPQTKGLKQLQDILSVLSLYNTAADLRKDVTR